The Lolium rigidum isolate FL_2022 chromosome 2, APGP_CSIRO_Lrig_0.1, whole genome shotgun sequence genomic interval GTTAACATCATCGTAAACTTTCATGTCTTCTATTGTGTGTTGTAAAATAAAATCTAACTTTGCATACCCAACTTaaaaatcctggctccgccactgcctgCGAGGGGTTATTCTCGCTAATATAAACATGTACCTGGTAACCCAGAGGGTTACACCGTTCCACCCAAACGATTCCACAATTAACATGGCGATCTAAGATTGCCCGTAGCCTGTTGTAGAGAGCTTGGTCGCGCTGCCATCCGTTGTGGAGAGCTCGGCCGCCGCCACCTTTCAACGAGAGGAACGAGAGCCCTCGTGGAGGAAGCGGCGTGCTCGAGCTGCAACCACTGGGTTATAGGATGGTGTACAAGAGAAAGATgggagagacttgtataggatctctccattaggtaggatcataggatcaacCCAGAAAAAATATAGTTTGAAcaggcgaaaaaatctgaaaataataaacaacatgcatataggttgtatctacaactccaagaaatttcagcctaaaatctgatctacacttggagaaacaaaaaagacaaattctattGTGAATAGTATCAGATCTGCTTGagtagtatttcacactattcacactcagatttatcttttttgtctctccaaatgtatgttgaatttgaagttgcaaatttttggcgttgcatatataacatagatgtgtgttgtgatttttttcagattttttcaacatgttttgtctttgcaaaaaaattgatctcatagatcctatctaagaCCTGATCCTACCCAAGTCTTCCCCAGAGAAAGATGATACTATTTATTTTCAGCGAATGAATGAACTGATGGACCGGCCCACTGGCGATCGCCTTCAGACGATATGTCGCTCCCGCACGCTTGTTGAGCGCCATTACAATACGCACAAAAAACAACTATAAGGACAGCTTTACGATCCAGCTAAGGCTCGCAAGTTCATCGTTTGCATCTCCCAGCTATGTGCCGCGCATAGTACAGTGACGGCCACTGAGTTGTCGAAGCAGCTCGGTTGCAATTTATCTTGATTCTGGCGGCTAAACAATTTTCCGTGTGCCTAAATTAGTCAATCAGCTCAACTCTAAAGCAAACCCAGAGTTGAATTAAGCGGAGAGCGGTCCGTACTAGGCGGCGGCGCATGCCTCGTCCAGGGAGGCGCACCTCCTGCTACCACTGGTGCAGCGACTTCATATGCGCGCACGCCATCTTCGCCGGCGGGTTCGTCACCGCGCCGGTGGCCGTGATGCACCTCGTCAAGCGGCCCTACTCCGGCCACGCCATCCTGTTCGCCGCCTTCGCCGCGTTCTGCACCACCCTCACCTTCCTCCTATGCTGCAGCTTCTATGCGGAGCTCAAGCGGCCGCCCTGGCCCCGGTGGCTGGCGCCCACGGAAGCGTCCACGGAGGAGCGCGATCGTCGTCGTCAGCAGCACGGCCGCGAGTCCTCGCACGAGGAGCTCCGCCACCCCGAGCTGACGGTGATGTCGCGTGACGAGCTTCGGGCCGCTCTGGCCGCGAACCGCGTCCCGAGCTACGCCTACGAGCACCCGGAAGAGGGCGCCGCCGCTGAGTGCGCGGTGTGCCTCGGCGAGGTGGAGAAGGGGGACTCTGTGCGACGGATGCCGCTGTGCCTTCACGTGTTCCACACCGAGTGCATCGACCAGTGGCTGCGCTCGCACGCGACGTGCCCGATCTGCCGGTGCAGCGTGATCCTTCCGCCTGAACGGCCACCGGAGGTGGTGCTGGACGTAGGGTCGTGATGCAAATTAGTTGGCGCTCGACTGTCTATGTACTCCAGCTCGAAAGAAATTCGGAACTCCTTGCGAAACGTGTACAAAGTTTGTGGTGTAGCAACAGATCGAAACACGGAAATAGTGTCGCAGATTGGAACTTTTTTTAGAAGACTTTCGTTTTCATGTACGGGCTACTCCCCTTATCATTACTTGCACAACGAAATAACAACATCTTATACAGGCATTTTTAGAAGACACAAAGAAGGGGAGTAcgggcttctttgattcataggatttacGGAGGAATTGTTTAAGACCTGGATTCTATGGAAAATTTTCTACATAAATAGTTTGATTCACACGAACATATCACATAAAAAATAATTCAAtagaaatcttgtagtgcaaatcttACAGTGTATAAGCATTAGAATTTCTTtgttacaatcaaacaaacttcatctttcATGAAATTTAAGTAGGCATGATATATGAATCCTATTTTTTTTCCTATTCTTACACTTTTCCTATTTTATTAATCGAAGGAGCCATAAAGAAAAAAGTGCTCTAGCATGGATAGAAAACCCGCAGATTGGGGCATCCACTATCCACTATGGGATAAAAAATCAGCACTAGACTAAAAGTTTCACCAACCGTCCCAAGGGAACAACAAAAGACACTTTTTAACAAGAGATGCATCCAATGTACGCATCGAAGCAAGTGGTTCCGTCCCCGCGGTGGTGCTTGGTGGCGGTGCACCTGACCTTCGGCTCGGCAGCGGAGATAGGGAGAGACCTGATTGCTTCTCAAATCTTTCAGTGGAGTCTTCTCCACATAAAATGGGAATCCATgtgttattttctttttcttatggGGTCCTCCATAATATTGTACACCTCGTGCTTTAATATAAAGCTTACAGACCCTTCGGAGCTCtccttgtcaaaaaaaaaagatgcataACCATAGCATCAGCTAAGGCCATTCGATCGTGTGGATAGAGGATGACTGGCGAATCGGCTGTGCATTCCTTTCCTTGACAGCTCCATTGCATTCTTCATCGTTACTTGTGCTTCTCGCTTCAGCTTCTGAACACGCTACTAGGAAAACAGCTACACGTAATAGGCTTACCCATGGCGCACTGAAATTATGGTGTGTCACGGGTTTTCAAAAATGTTGCATCATATATATTAACTTACCCTTGACGCACCGTTAGAAATGGTGTGTCACAGGTATTCTTGGGCTAGACTAACCGGTCTGGTTCGTCTTAGCCGTGACGCACCACTTACAGATGTGTCACGGGTATATTTGGTGCGCCATGGCTAAGAGaggaaatttgattttttttttttaaatttgggTCACCTACCTGTTGCGCACCAGGACCCATGGTTTGTCCCCCTCCCCCtttcccgtggatcgcctttccaattttaaaacataaaagaaaatgatGGAGACATTAAAATTTAAAATTCTTTGAGATGTCCACGTATTATGTCGTCTAGTTGTtaggaaaaacaagaaacataaatTTCTACAAATTTTGCAGAATGGCGCCTTGTTTAGTAAAACGGCTCTGGATTTTGTGTACGACGTCGcatgaaaaaaaattatatataaaaagttacatctgattttttagaaattttaaaataaaaaaggaaaatattGTTTTCTAGGCTTCTAGATTTCACTCAAAAAATGGTTTTAGTTGTGGCACACCtgtactagtggtgcgccacggcTAACTTTGCCCGACTATATGAGCATGATAGGATAGCCTCCTTTCCACACATCTCACTTTTCCTTGTCCTTCTTTCCCCTTCTCCACCAAAGGGAAACACCAGTACACCACTGCCTTCTCTGGCGCCTTCCTCCGCCGCGgcggctcacccctgccatggacGCCCTGCTCCTTCGCGCTTTCCAAGGACGCAGATGCTTTGCTCTGCCCCAGCTGCTCGTCCTCTTCTAACCAACCACGCCCTACTCTGACCCTGTCATGGACGTCGGCGACCTGCTCCGCCCCTGACAGCGACACTGGCAACCTGCACCGCCCCTGTTGCTCATCCTCGACCGGCCATGGCCAGCTCCGCCCTTGCCATGGACGCCAGCGTCGCTAGCTCAAGCTTCGTACCTCCCGACGGCATTGAGGACCTTATGGAAAAATTCCACCCGCACGGGGGCTAATCGTAAAACTTCCAtgttagatctagatctagggttTCATTTTTCTTGAAAAAAGTACTTGCGGCGCATCATGAATAGTTACCCGTGGGTAAACTTTTTCCTAGTAATGGCATCTTGTGGTCCATACAAAGGTGTCCAAGACAAAAGAACAAATAGTGAAAATTATCACTAGAAGATCTAAGAATCTACTTGTCAAAGTTGATCCTCCTCTACTCGACCCTCGGCCAGCCTGCCAGGGAGAGCAAACCCACTTCTCCCATTCGCATCCCTCCCCTCCCCTTTGCAACCCTGGAGCTGGTACATCGCTGGCCCTACCGCTCTTGCCATTGGTGACACATTTTAGTCCAGCCCACACATTTTTGGAGGACATTTTCTGGTGGTGGTGTTGAGTGTCCTTGCAGGCCTAGCTGTAGCACCTGCCCCACCGACATCTCGATCGAAAATGCCGCTTGTCACGACGCCCATGACATGTTCGGTCAATTTTCCGGTAAGAAATCATGGACCatctttgtctgttttcttcaaataGTCATGCCATTGACCCATAATTATTACCCCCGCAGATGAGCACCAGGGAGTTGATAGACTTCTTTGTCAAAGACATCCGCGATAGCTCGTCGAAAGATGACTTGGATGCCTCTTCAGGGCTCATGGTTGCAGTGGCCTccatcatccacgagcacattgagATACAGGCACACTTAGATCCAAGATAGCCACATATCCGCTCATCTCCAAGCGAATATTGTTGAGAGGCATTGATAGGGCACACGAAGTAGTCATTTAGTTGAATTTTAGATGTTTAAttatgaattttaattgtatataAACATTTTCATTCATTTTAGTTCAATAAAGAACTTAATTATTTTATGTCAAGATTATTATTTACTACACCTATGAGTAATTTAAGCTAAAAAGAATAAAAATCAAAGACGGAAAAAAATGCATCGGGCCCAAACGGATATTCGTGTCAACCAGATGTCGGTTCGCTAGAAATGCCCAAAAGAAAACCCACCCACTGATCTGGTGCCTTATTGGTGAAAGGGTATCCTATCCCAAAATATGGTAGATGGTCGGACCTAGGAAGGTAGTTTACTTAGCTTACTTTTGTGTGGGTTTAACCAGGAGACATGCTAGAGTGGGTATTCCCTTTAAGTCGGAGGTTTCCTAGATTTTTTCGTCTCCTAGAGGCCGGCCCTTGGGGCTACCATGCCACCCAAGTATTCTCTCGGAGTCTAGCTGACCTAGCGATAAAGGTTTCCCGCATCCCCTTCACACATCAAACAGCTACACCACAAATCTCTAAAGAGCAATGCTCTAACAAGGACCATAAACATTAGGCACAACAATTTTGCTAAATCTAGAACCGGATTTTTAATGACAATACCAAAGCTTTCAAAGAAATAAAAGTAAAGTGGCTGCAACAGAGAGGAAAAAACCGTCAATAAAATCCAAATCAAAACCCCCCAACTTATTATTGTAGATGTACATTTGTTTCCTTTCGGATAAGAAGCCACATGTCTCACGGGTTCACACACAGTTCGCATAATTCATCTAGATAAATTCGAGataagtaaaagaaagactccaACTGACAAAAACACAACTAGTTCTAGCGATCTTGGTGAATATGCTCCTCAGTGAGTCCTTCTGTGTTGAtgaggcatgatacgtctccaacgtatcgataatttcttgtgttccatgccacattattgatgttatctacatgttttatgcacactttatgtcatattcgtgcattttctggaactaacctattaacaagatgccgaagtgccgattctttgttttctgctgtttttggtttcagaaatcctagtaaagaaatattctcggaattggacgaaataaaagctcggaggcctattttctcacgaagcttcccgaagtccgaaggagagacgaagaggggccacggggtggccaaaccctagggcggcgcggccccacccccggccgcgccggcctgtggtttgggcccctgtgccgcctcttgacttgcccttccgcctacaaatagcctccgtgacgaaacccccggtgcacgagagccacgatacggaaaacattgcgagacgccgtcgccgccgatcccatctcgggggatcctggagatcgcctccggcaccctgccggagagggaatcatctcccggaggactctacaccgccatggtcgcctccggagtgatgagtgagtagtctacccctggactatgggtccatagcggtagctagatggttgtcttctccccattgtgctatcattgtcggatcttgtgagctgcctatcatgatcaagatcatctatatgtaattctatatgttgcgtttgttgggatccgatgaatagagaatacttgttatgttgattatcaaagttatgcttatgtgttgtttatgatcttgcatgctctccgttattagtagatgctctggccaagtagatgcttttaactccaagagggagtacttatgctcgatagtgggttcatgcctgcattgacacacgggacgagtgacgaaagttctaaggttgtgttgtgcttgttgccactagggataaaatattgatgctatgtctaaggatgtagttgttgattacattacgcaccatacttaatgcaattgtctgttgctttgcaacttaatgcttggaggggttcggacgataacctgaaggtggactttttaggcatagatgcggttggatggcggtctatgtactttgtcgtaatgcccaattaaatctcactatactcatcatgatatgtatgtgcattgtcatgctctctttatttgtcaattgcccaagctgtaatttgttcacccaacatgttgttcgtcttatgggagagacacctctagtgaactgtggaccccggtccaattctctttcttgaaatacaatctactgcaatacttgtttctacttgttttctctgcaaacaatcatcttccacacaatacggttaatcctttgttacggcaagccggtgagattgacaacctcaacttgtttcgttggggcaaagtagtttggttgtgttgtgcgggttccacgttggcgccggaatctcggtgttgcgccgcactacatcccgccgccatcaaccttcaacgtgcttcttggctcctcctggttcgataaaccttggtttcttttcgagggaaaacttgctgcttgtgcgcatcataccttcctcttggggttgcccaacgaacgtgtgaaatacacgccatcaagctcttttacggcgccgttgcggggagatcaagacacgctgcaagggagtctccacttctcaatctctttactttgtttttgtcttgctttattttatttactactttgtttgctgcacttatatcaaaacacaaaaaaaattagttgctagttttactttatttgctatcttgtttgctatatcaaaaacacaaaaaaattagtttacctgcattcactttacttatttcatcatgtttccttttaattttactacaaagaacataccggtaggacatgggtctatagttgggagaaataatatagaagaattcttcaaccatgttagtaccattgaaaattttgaagatagacacttgatagatcttgcgcctacttatgaaattgctgcttgcgcatttagttcgcttgttggaaactaaatttgttaatcttaatcctataatccaacacatgtttttcacacttggtgatatgga includes:
- the LOC124690031 gene encoding E3 ubiquitin-protein ligase EL5-like, with product MPRPGRRTSCYHWCSDFICAHAIFAGGFVTAPVAVMHLVKRPYSGHAILFAAFAAFCTTLTFLLCCSFYAELKRPPWPRWLAPTEASTEERDRRRQQHGRESSHEELRHPELTVMSRDELRAALAANRVPSYAYEHPEEGAAAECAVCLGEVEKGDSVRRMPLCLHVFHTECIDQWLRSHATCPICRCSVILPPERPPEVVLDVGS